The bacterium DNA segment TTCGCCATATTGAATAATGGCAACTTTTCGATTTTTGAGTCTGCCGGCGACTACCTTGTCGACAAGGTGGTCAAATGCTGATGCCACATTACTTAACTGACTTCGAGTTTCATCAAGCTGTTCGCGTGTCTTATTGTAGTCGGTCGTAAGTTGATTAACGCGACCGAGCACTTTGCTGTATTGACTGCGAGTGGTGTTTAGGGCAGGGGACTGCAGAAACAGCGCCCCGATGACCATCCCTGCGGCAAGCGCCAAGAAAACAGCAACTAAGCTAATTGTATGATAACGTTCGTTCATCTAAATTGAAGCCTCATCCAGGTTCTAATCGCGTCGATCATCGTTTGTCCTAATGGTGTTAAGAGTGCAG contains these protein-coding regions:
- a CDS encoding copper transporter — protein: MNERYHTISLVAVFLALAAGMVIGALFLQSPALNTTRSQYSKVLGRVNQLTTDYNKTREQLDETRSQLSNVASAFDHLVDKVVAGRLKNRKVAIIQYGE